In bacterium, a genomic segment contains:
- a CDS encoding glycosyltransferase family 4 protein gives MRVAVVSPYALDIPGGVQQQVLGLVEHLRRLGQEAFAVGPGAGAAGANAGRPVMFPVNRSRAPIALSPMAVRRVRAAVAGADVIHVHEPMVPLVGWAALRTGRPTVVTFHADPSPMFRAAYRWGRGLVRLLLGDVLATTVSRTARSAVEPLGLDVVEIPNAVDVGSFRVEAQRDPRRVAFVGRPDPRKGRDLLLSAWPAVRSEVPDARLVIVGGGESPPVEGVEYLGRVSEAEKRSVLAGSGVFCAPNRGGESFGITVAEGMAAGCAVVASDLPAFGDVLGGTGLVFRNGDPDGLAGALKAVLADPGLRERLAAGSSARVERYDWGKVISRYTELYRLATRAG, from the coding sequence TTGAGGGTCGCCGTAGTCTCCCCGTACGCCCTCGACATCCCGGGGGGCGTCCAGCAGCAGGTACTCGGGCTGGTCGAGCATCTCCGGCGGCTGGGCCAGGAAGCCTTCGCGGTGGGTCCGGGAGCCGGCGCCGCGGGCGCGAATGCGGGCCGACCGGTCATGTTTCCGGTGAACCGCTCCCGCGCGCCCATCGCCCTGTCGCCGATGGCGGTCCGCCGGGTTCGGGCCGCCGTGGCCGGCGCCGACGTGATCCACGTACACGAGCCGATGGTCCCCCTGGTCGGCTGGGCGGCGCTCCGGACCGGACGACCCACCGTGGTTACCTTCCACGCCGACCCGTCGCCCATGTTCCGCGCCGCGTACCGATGGGGGAGAGGCCTGGTGCGGCTGTTGCTGGGGGATGTGCTGGCCACGACGGTGAGCCGGACCGCCCGGAGCGCCGTCGAGCCGCTCGGTCTCGACGTGGTGGAGATCCCCAACGCCGTCGATGTGGGCTCGTTCAGGGTCGAGGCGCAGCGCGATCCTCGCCGGGTGGCCTTCGTGGGCCGGCCCGACCCTCGCAAAGGCCGGGACCTGCTGCTGTCCGCATGGCCGGCCGTGCGCTCCGAGGTACCGGACGCCCGGCTGGTGATAGTGGGTGGAGGGGAGTCACCCCCGGTCGAGGGCGTCGAGTACCTGGGGCGGGTGTCCGAGGCAGAGAAGCGCTCCGTCCTGGCCGGCAGCGGCGTGTTCTGCGCGCCCAACCGGGGCGGTGAGAGCTTCGGGATAACCGTTGCCGAGGGCATGGCGGCCGGGTGTGCCGTGGTGGCCAGCGACCTCCCCGCATTCGGGGACGTCCTCGGCGGGACAGGCCTCGTGTTCAGGAACGGCGACCCGGACGGCCTGGCCGGCGCCCTCAAGGCGGTACTGGCCGACCCGGGGCTGAGGGAGCGCCTGGCGGCGGGTTCTTCGGCCCGGGTCGAACGGTACGACTGGGGGAAGGTGATCTCCCGGTACACCGAGCTGTACCGCCTGGCTACCCGCGCCGGATAG
- the pdxS gene encoding pyridoxal 5'-phosphate synthase lyase subunit PdxS: MEQGTKAETTGTLRVKRGLAEMLKGGVIMDVVNADQASIAEESGAVAVMALERVPADIRAHGGVARMADPSKVQEIMEAVSIPVMAKARIGHFVEAQVLQSLGVDYIDESEVLTPADNNHHIDKWAFTTPFVCGARNLGEALRRIAEGAAMIRTKGEPGTGNVVEAVTHMRRMNREIAQAAAAGDDQMMALARDMGAPVELLREVAGAGGLPVVNFAAGGIATPSDAAMMMQLGCDGIFVGSGIFKSGDPAVRARAIVEATTFYRDPEIVAKVSRNLGEAMVGIEIDDIPAGQRMQERGW; the protein is encoded by the coding sequence ATGGAACAGGGCACCAAGGCGGAGACGACCGGCACGCTGCGGGTAAAGCGTGGCCTGGCCGAGATGCTCAAGGGTGGCGTGATCATGGATGTCGTCAACGCCGACCAGGCGAGCATCGCCGAGGAATCCGGGGCGGTGGCGGTCATGGCGCTGGAGCGGGTTCCCGCCGATATCAGGGCGCACGGGGGAGTGGCCCGGATGGCCGATCCCAGCAAGGTCCAGGAGATCATGGAGGCGGTCTCGATTCCGGTCATGGCCAAGGCCCGGATCGGCCACTTCGTGGAGGCGCAGGTGCTCCAGAGCCTCGGTGTCGACTACATCGACGAGTCCGAGGTCCTCACCCCCGCCGACAACAACCACCACATCGACAAGTGGGCCTTCACCACGCCCTTCGTGTGCGGCGCCCGCAACCTCGGGGAGGCGCTGCGCCGTATCGCCGAGGGCGCGGCCATGATCCGTACCAAGGGGGAGCCGGGTACGGGCAACGTGGTCGAGGCCGTCACCCATATGCGGCGGATGAACCGGGAGATCGCCCAGGCGGCCGCCGCCGGCGACGACCAGATGATGGCCCTGGCGCGGGACATGGGCGCACCGGTCGAACTGCTGCGCGAGGTGGCCGGGGCGGGCGGCCTGCCGGTGGTCAACTTCGCCGCCGGCGGCATCGCCACGCCCTCGGACGCCGCCATGATGATGCAGCTGGGATGCGACGGCATCTTCGTGGGCTCGGGAATCTTCAAGAGCGGCGACCCCGCTGTCAGGGCCCGGGCGATCGTGGAGGCCACCACCTTCTACCGTGATCCCGAGATCGTGGCCAAGGTGTCCCGCAATCTCGGCGAGGCCATGGTCGGGATCGAGATCGACGACATACCGGCCGGCCAGCGGATGCAGGAGCGAGGCTGGTAG
- a CDS encoding CDP-alcohol phosphatidyltransferase family protein, whose protein sequence is MIEVWAREHVDKVVAPIGRGLARLGVRPAHLTVTGLVVTLVGSTLLATGSVVIGALVILGGSALDGLDGSVARASGSDSPRGALLDSVFDRIGETAMFAACSFWLTSRLSPDEGDPALVVLCVLSLGASLVISYLRAKADIGRVEGRGGLMGRAERVILFAAGFIFDQVTVMLWLMAILTWLTVFQRFFKTWRQLSAGD, encoded by the coding sequence GTGATCGAAGTCTGGGCCCGCGAGCATGTCGACAAAGTGGTGGCGCCTATCGGACGTGGCCTGGCCCGCCTCGGGGTGCGACCCGCCCACCTGACCGTGACGGGGCTGGTGGTCACCCTGGTCGGATCGACTCTGCTCGCCACTGGCAGCGTGGTCATCGGCGCCCTGGTCATCCTGGGCGGCTCGGCTCTCGACGGGTTGGACGGGTCGGTTGCCCGGGCGTCGGGATCGGACTCACCCCGGGGTGCGCTGCTCGACTCCGTATTCGATCGTATCGGCGAGACGGCCATGTTCGCGGCCTGCTCCTTCTGGCTCACCTCACGGCTCTCACCCGACGAGGGCGACCCTGCCCTCGTCGTGCTCTGCGTCCTGAGCCTGGGCGCATCTCTGGTCATCTCCTACCTGCGGGCCAAGGCCGACATCGGGCGGGTGGAGGGTCGGGGCGGCTTGATGGGCCGGGCGGAGCGGGTCATCCTCTTCGCGGCCGGGTTCATCTTCGATCAGGTCACGGTCATGCTGTGGCTGATGGCCATCCTCACCTGGCTAACCGTCTTCCAGCGGTTCTTCAAGACCTGGCGGCAGCTGTCAGCGGGTGACTGA
- the pdxT gene encoding pyridoxal 5'-phosphate synthase glutaminase subunit PdxT gives MVGVLALQGDVREHARMVAASGGVPREIRTPTDLEGIDALIIPGGESTTIGRLATLYGLVDPLRGRISDGLPTLGTCAGMIFLSTAVTGGDQPLLGALDMMVERNAFGRQNESFECELAVEGWEDAFPAVFIRAPVVDRTAPDIEVLASHEGRPVLVRKDHVMACAFHPELTGDDRVHRMLIDLVA, from the coding sequence GTGGTCGGGGTGCTCGCCCTCCAGGGAGACGTCCGCGAGCACGCCCGGATGGTGGCCGCCTCCGGTGGCGTTCCCCGGGAGATCCGGACGCCCACCGACCTGGAAGGCATCGACGCCCTCATCATCCCGGGAGGAGAGTCGACCACCATCGGGCGGCTCGCCACCCTCTACGGGCTGGTCGACCCCCTCCGCGGCCGCATCTCGGACGGGCTCCCCACCCTCGGCACCTGCGCCGGGATGATCTTCCTGTCCACAGCGGTGACCGGGGGAGACCAACCCCTGCTGGGAGCGCTCGACATGATGGTGGAGCGGAACGCCTTCGGCCGCCAGAACGAGTCGTTCGAATGCGAACTCGCCGTGGAGGGCTGGGAGGATGCGTTCCCTGCGGTCTTCATCCGGGCACCCGTGGTGGACCGGACCGCCCCCGACATCGAGGTGCTGGCCAGCCACGAGGGCCGGCCCGTGCTGGTGAGAAAGGACCATGTCATGGCGTGCGCCTTCCACCCCGAGCTCACGGGCGACGACCGTGTCCACCGGATGCTCATCGACCTCGTGGCCTGA
- a CDS encoding phosphatidylinositol mannoside acyltransferase has protein sequence MTDLLTYLTYRAGAGIFGALPEPIVRHLGRWAGRLCWLWAGERKAMAIRHMGRVLGRSDGPAVERAAREVFSAYGRYWAETLWFRPRRAEVVRSRVTLIGLEHVRAAQESGRPIVAALPHVGNWELAGTLAEDAGVRITAVAEALANRRLARWFTGMRAQLGIRVVLAEGLSTMRALRNDMMEGRVIALVADRNIGGRGVEVEFFGEKTTLPAGPAALAIRNDAVLLPVVSYFKRGAGHRVVVHAPIEDPGPEDPERMGSITQQLAHRYEDMIREAPTQWHLVQPNWPSDHDLLERRRGDA, from the coding sequence GTGACTGACCTGCTCACCTACCTGACCTACCGGGCAGGCGCGGGGATCTTCGGAGCTCTACCCGAACCGATCGTCCGCCACCTGGGTCGCTGGGCAGGCCGGCTCTGCTGGCTCTGGGCGGGGGAGCGCAAGGCCATGGCGATCCGGCACATGGGAAGGGTGCTCGGCCGGAGCGATGGGCCGGCGGTGGAGCGAGCGGCCCGGGAGGTGTTCAGCGCCTACGGTCGCTACTGGGCGGAGACGCTCTGGTTCCGCCCGCGGCGGGCCGAGGTGGTGAGGTCACGGGTGACGCTGATAGGGCTGGAACACGTCCGGGCGGCCCAGGAGTCCGGGAGGCCGATTGTGGCGGCACTTCCCCACGTGGGCAACTGGGAGTTGGCGGGCACCCTCGCAGAGGATGCGGGAGTCCGGATCACCGCCGTGGCGGAGGCGCTGGCCAACCGCCGCCTGGCCCGGTGGTTCACCGGCATGCGGGCCCAACTCGGCATCCGGGTGGTGCTGGCGGAAGGCCTGTCCACGATGCGGGCACTGCGCAACGACATGATGGAGGGACGGGTGATCGCTCTGGTCGCCGACCGTAACATCGGCGGGCGCGGCGTGGAAGTGGAATTCTTCGGTGAGAAGACCACCCTGCCGGCCGGTCCGGCCGCCCTGGCGATCCGCAACGATGCGGTCCTGCTCCCCGTGGTCTCGTACTTCAAACGGGGTGCTGGTCACCGGGTGGTCGTGCATGCTCCCATCGAGGATCCCGGTCCGGAGGACCCCGAGCGGATGGGCAGCATCACCCAGCAGCTGGCGCACCGGTACGAGGACATGATCCGGGAGGCTCCCACCCAGTGGCACCTGGTGCAACCCAACTGGCCGTCCGACCATGACTTACTCGAACGGCGCCGGGGGGATGCTTGA
- a CDS encoding citrate synthase: MEKATIRVDGEDAIDLLIASGTEGERALDIRGLRAATGMVTLDPGYGNTAETSSEVSFIDGEAGILRYRGYPVDQLVGNSTFLEVAYLLDRGELPTPDQMAAFESRIAECRALPDGFEKVLEAFPAGTHPMQKIATAIALLGAYYPRTGGSGEVEANRLAATRLVAMMPALVAWSHRSDRDRVYIDPDPGLGYAADFLNMTFNPGGSGYQPNPAHVQAMEALLILHADHGQNLSTSAVRLVGSGQTDLFSSICAGVLALSGPLHGGANQRVIEMLEDIRAAGGDTRLFLDRAKDRNDPFRLMGFGHRVYRNFDPRALIIKRHARALLDNQSNPLLDLALKLEQEALADDFFIRRRIYPNVDYYSGIIYQAMGFPSEMFTVLFALGRLPGWLAQLREMRESSSAPLKRPRQIYTGYSQRDYVPQAER, from the coding sequence ATGGAGAAGGCGACAATCCGCGTCGATGGTGAGGACGCGATCGACCTACTGATCGCATCGGGAACGGAGGGCGAGCGGGCACTCGACATCCGGGGTCTCCGCGCCGCCACCGGGATGGTCACCCTCGATCCCGGATACGGGAACACCGCCGAGACCTCCAGCGAGGTCTCGTTCATCGACGGCGAAGCAGGGATCCTTCGCTACCGCGGCTATCCGGTGGACCAGCTGGTCGGGAACTCCACGTTCCTGGAGGTGGCCTACCTGCTGGACCGGGGCGAGCTTCCCACCCCCGATCAGATGGCGGCCTTCGAGAGCCGTATCGCGGAGTGCCGAGCCCTGCCCGACGGGTTCGAGAAGGTCCTGGAGGCGTTCCCGGCCGGTACCCATCCGATGCAGAAGATCGCCACCGCGATCGCCCTGCTGGGCGCCTACTACCCGAGAACGGGAGGATCGGGAGAGGTGGAGGCCAACCGGCTGGCCGCTACCCGCCTGGTGGCGATGATGCCTGCGCTGGTGGCCTGGTCGCACCGCAGCGACCGGGACCGGGTCTATATCGATCCCGACCCGGGACTCGGCTACGCGGCCGACTTCCTCAACATGACCTTCAACCCCGGCGGCTCGGGTTACCAACCCAACCCGGCCCATGTCCAGGCGATGGAGGCGTTGCTGATCCTCCACGCCGACCACGGCCAGAACCTCTCCACCTCGGCGGTCCGGCTGGTCGGGTCGGGTCAGACCGACCTGTTCTCCTCGATATGCGCCGGCGTTCTTGCTCTGTCGGGTCCTCTCCACGGCGGCGCCAACCAGCGGGTCATCGAGATGCTGGAGGACATCAGGGCCGCGGGCGGGGACACCCGGCTGTTCCTGGACCGGGCGAAGGACCGGAACGACCCCTTCCGGCTCATGGGCTTCGGACACCGGGTCTACAGGAACTTCGATCCCCGGGCGCTGATCATCAAGCGACACGCCCGCGCCCTGCTCGACAACCAGAGCAATCCTCTCCTGGACCTGGCGTTGAAGTTGGAGCAGGAGGCCTTGGCGGACGACTTCTTCATCCGGCGGCGCATCTACCCCAACGTGGACTACTACTCGGGCATCATCTACCAGGCCATGGGATTTCCCAGCGAGATGTTCACGGTGCTTTTCGCCCTGGGCCGGCTACCGGGATGGCTGGCGCAGCTGCGGGAGATGAGGGAGTCCTCGAGCGCCCCGCTCAAGCGCCCGCGCCAGATCTACACCGGCTACTCACAACGAGACTACGTGCCCCAGGCGGAGCGTTGA
- the fusA gene encoding elongation factor G, with protein MRPENIRNVGLFGHGGSGKTSLAEALLFNAGEINRVGSVDAGNTVMDHEPEEIERQSSLGLGVASFDHNGTRVNLIDTPGYADFVGEALAALRAVDLAVFVVSAVDGVEVQTEILWEAARLEGIPRVVFVNKLDRDRASFSRTLDELVEAFGKRIAPIQIPIGEEQSLSGVVRLVSGRAYRYESGRTEGTATDVPAEVAEAFEETRSALVESVVETDDDLLEAYFEGEEPSAERMVEVIHDGMLAGDIFPVLVGSAGSLVGIDTLAEFVVDFGPDPLERTMPATLSGELAPDADGPAVAYTFKTSGDQYVGRVNTFRVFSGSFKPDTVLENPGGDKLKMSSLFSLQGKEHTGLPEATVGSIGSVAKLDRLRVGDTLRAPGSATEIAPVRVPRPVHEVTVSPRSTQDEDKLSTALARIQEEDPTIMVERRAETSETVLSGLGEAHVSVTLAKVARLFGVEVDTGVPRIPYRETIQGRADVEGKHKKQSGGRGQFGVAYVRFEPNRRGEGYEFVDQIKGGSIPRSLIPAVDKGIREALERGILAGYRVIDVRATVYDGKFHSVDSDELSFRMAGIMAVRAAAPDLRATILEPIAVVTIRVPEDYMGDVIGDINAKRGRVLGMDADGRSRVLNVEVPMAEVQRYSVDLRSMTGGRGSFDIEFARYEPAPPQEVQRVVAATKAAAE; from the coding sequence ATGCGACCGGAGAACATTCGAAACGTGGGCCTGTTCGGCCACGGAGGTTCCGGTAAGACCTCCCTCGCCGAGGCCCTCCTCTTCAACGCCGGCGAGATCAACCGCGTCGGTTCCGTAGATGCCGGCAACACGGTCATGGATCATGAGCCCGAGGAGATCGAGCGCCAGAGCTCGCTGGGGCTCGGGGTGGCGTCCTTCGATCACAACGGGACCCGGGTCAACCTCATCGACACCCCCGGGTACGCCGACTTCGTAGGTGAGGCGCTGGCGGCGTTGCGAGCCGTGGACCTGGCCGTGTTCGTGGTCTCCGCCGTGGACGGAGTCGAGGTACAGACCGAGATCCTCTGGGAGGCCGCCCGCCTGGAGGGCATTCCCCGGGTGGTGTTCGTCAACAAGCTCGACCGGGACCGCGCCTCGTTCTCCCGCACCCTGGACGAACTCGTGGAGGCCTTCGGCAAGCGCATCGCTCCCATCCAGATACCGATCGGCGAGGAGCAGAGCCTGAGCGGGGTGGTCAGGCTGGTGTCGGGTCGCGCCTACCGCTACGAATCGGGCCGGACGGAGGGCACGGCTACCGACGTTCCTGCCGAGGTGGCCGAGGCTTTCGAAGAGACCCGGTCAGCGCTCGTGGAATCGGTGGTGGAGACCGACGACGATCTGCTCGAGGCCTACTTCGAGGGCGAGGAACCGTCGGCGGAACGCATGGTGGAGGTCATCCACGACGGGATGCTGGCGGGAGACATCTTCCCGGTCCTGGTGGGTTCCGCGGGCTCGCTGGTGGGAATCGACACCCTGGCCGAGTTCGTGGTCGACTTCGGCCCCGATCCCCTGGAACGGACCATGCCCGCGACCTTGAGCGGCGAACTGGCCCCCGATGCGGACGGCCCGGCGGTGGCCTACACGTTCAAGACGTCAGGGGATCAGTACGTGGGCCGGGTCAATACCTTCCGGGTCTTCTCGGGCTCGTTCAAGCCCGACACCGTGCTCGAGAACCCCGGCGGGGACAAGCTCAAGATGTCCAGCCTCTTCTCGCTCCAGGGTAAGGAGCACACCGGGCTGCCGGAAGCGACGGTCGGGTCCATCGGATCGGTGGCCAAGCTCGACCGCCTGCGGGTCGGAGACACCCTGAGGGCCCCCGGAAGCGCTACCGAGATCGCACCGGTCCGGGTGCCCCGCCCGGTACACGAGGTGACGGTATCGCCCCGCTCCACCCAGGACGAGGACAAGCTCTCGACCGCCCTGGCCCGCATCCAGGAGGAGGATCCCACCATCATGGTGGAGCGACGCGCCGAGACCAGCGAGACGGTCCTCTCAGGCCTCGGGGAAGCCCATGTCAGCGTCACGCTGGCCAAGGTGGCGCGGCTCTTCGGGGTCGAGGTGGACACGGGCGTGCCGCGCATCCCGTACCGGGAGACCATCCAGGGGCGGGCCGACGTGGAGGGCAAGCACAAGAAGCAGTCGGGCGGGCGGGGCCAGTTCGGCGTGGCGTACGTGAGGTTCGAGCCCAACCGGCGAGGCGAGGGTTACGAGTTCGTGGATCAGATCAAGGGCGGGTCCATTCCCCGGAGCCTCATCCCGGCGGTCGACAAGGGGATCCGGGAGGCCCTCGAGCGGGGCATCCTGGCCGGCTACCGCGTCATCGATGTCCGGGCCACCGTCTACGACGGTAAGTTCCACTCCGTCGACTCCGATGAGCTCAGTTTCCGGATGGCGGGGATCATGGCCGTCAGGGCGGCGGCTCCCGATTTGCGGGCTACCATCCTCGAACCCATCGCCGTGGTCACCATCCGGGTGCCCGAGGACTACATGGGCGACGTGATCGGTGACATCAACGCCAAGCGGGGGCGGGTGCTCGGGATGGACGCCGACGGGCGGAGCCGGGTCCTGAATGTCGAGGTCCCGATGGCAGAGGTGCAGCGCTACTCGGTGGATCTGCGGTCGATGACCGGGGGGCGGGGATCCTTCGACATCGAGTTCGCCCGCTACGAGCCCGCTCCCCCGCAGGAAGTGCAGCGGGTGGTGGCGGCGACCAAGGCCGCGGCCGAGTAG
- a CDS encoding YebC/PmpR family DNA-binding transcriptional regulator encodes MAGHSKWANIKHRKGRQDAARGNLFAKLCRAVEAAARQGGGDPAGNAVLATAIDKARSASVPKDNIERAIKRGTGELVGERLDTFFYEGYAPGGVALLVQALTDNRNRAASDIRSAFTRNGGNLGEPGSVAYLFDQKGYLLVDGDEDEILMAALESGAEDVRQSGDQFEVITAPTDFPTVRDALASAELSVQSAEITQLPSTTIPLDASGAARVLRLVDTLDDLADVQGVYGNFDIPDDYLATLAE; translated from the coding sequence ATGGCCGGTCATTCCAAGTGGGCGAACATCAAGCACCGCAAGGGGCGGCAGGACGCCGCCCGTGGCAACCTGTTCGCCAAGCTGTGCCGCGCCGTGGAGGCCGCGGCTCGTCAGGGTGGGGGCGATCCGGCGGGCAACGCCGTGCTGGCCACCGCCATCGACAAGGCCAGGTCCGCCTCGGTGCCCAAGGACAACATCGAACGGGCCATCAAACGCGGCACCGGAGAGCTGGTCGGCGAACGCCTCGACACGTTCTTCTACGAAGGCTACGCGCCAGGGGGAGTGGCGTTGCTGGTGCAGGCGCTCACCGACAACCGGAACCGGGCCGCCTCCGACATCCGGTCCGCCTTCACCCGGAACGGGGGCAACCTCGGCGAGCCGGGTTCCGTCGCCTACCTGTTCGACCAGAAGGGTTACCTTCTAGTAGACGGTGATGAAGACGAGATCTTGATGGCTGCCCTGGAGTCAGGCGCCGAGGACGTACGGCAGAGCGGGGACCAGTTCGAGGTGATCACGGCGCCCACCGACTTCCCGACCGTCCGGGATGCCCTGGCCAGCGCCGAGCTGTCCGTACAGTCCGCCGAGATCACCCAGCTCCCGTCCACGACCATCCCACTGGACGCTTCGGGCGCCGCCAGGGTCCTGCGCCTGGTGGACACGCTGGACGACCTGGCCGATGTGCAAGGCGTCTACGGCAACTTCGACATCCCCGACGACTATCTCGCCACCCTGGCCGAGTAG